One Trichormus variabilis 0441 genomic window, CAAACCGTAGGCGGCGTAATTTTCATAGCCCAAACGCCCTTCTTGGTGATATTGTTCTTGACCTTGAACAACGCTAGTGCCGTACATTTGCCCATTTTTGGTTAGGCGCTTGACTTGCCAATGCTTCCAGACAGCTTGCACAGGCGATCGCATTTGGGGGTACTTGGCTTCGACAATCTTCAGCCAAATTGCCATTCGTCCTAAATCAATTGCTGACCAGCCAATTTCTTCTCGTTGATCTAATTTTCCATAATTAACAGGGATAAGAGTTTTGGCGTTGTAGACTTTGTTGGGTAGTTCACCCTTATATAAAGGTAGGGTTGCTAGAGTCTGCAATGTTTGACTCATCTTCGCCTCAAATTCTGCCACTGGAATGAGATTCAGTTCTCTAGCACTTACCAAAGCAGCGATCGCCGCCGCCTGATCCCACATAGTTACAGAACTAAAGCCATCGGCGGAATTAACCAGTCCAGTTTCATCATTCCAGTTATGTTGAAAATATGACCAAGCTATGCGAGCGTTAGCCATATCTGCTGCATCCAGTTTGCCAACTTTCACCCCGATGTCAGGTGTTTTAGTTTTCGTTAATTCACTAACAGGAACCTCTGTCCCTGGTAGAACTACAGATTTAGCATCAAGTTTTGCTACCTTTTGTGCTTGTGTTTCCACATTAGCGGTAGAAGAAGTTTGAGGTGTTGATATTGCAGATATTGACGTATTTTGAGCCAGACGACTAGACAAAGAATTTAACCCAGCGATCGCTATCACTGCGGTAACCACCCCTCCAACAGCAACTAGCATAGATAAGCCTGGAGGTGGGGGTTGAAAGTCGGAACTCATGCTGTATCAAGCCTTATTGTGTAATTTACTCAAAGCTTTAACAACGTTATCTTTCCCAATTCGCAAATTTAACTAACATTTAAAATCTCATCCTTAACTGTCCCGTCAAAGAACCTCCACTGTAATCACTTCCGCCTGTATCTTGATTTCGCACATTACTAAAGCCATAGCCGATATCAGCCTCTATTTTTGGCGATACCTTGACTGTACAACGACTTTGATAAGTGTTGGCGTTATCAGTTTCTCCATTAATTCGCTGTTGTCCTAAGTTAGCTGACAGCCGACACAGCAAGAAATTAGCAATATCCCCTTGCCAAGTAACTTCAGCGTTGTATGCGAGGAAATCTGGAGGAGAAAAATAGCCGCTAGTGCTTTCCAGATTGCGACTGTAACTCCAACTGAATAAGTTAGCCGCCAAAGAAAATTGTCCAAACTTGCGTTCTAGCCTGCTGAAAGACTGAATTTCAAAATTGCGATCGCTGTAATTACCCAAACGCAGCGATGAGAATAAACTAGTGTCACGATCAATTTGCCAATATAAATTAGGCCCAAATCGCCAAGCTGTAATTTGATTTTCTAAGGTTTGAATATTAGATTTATAAGGGCCTTGTTCTAAGTTAGCCGATATGATTAAACCCGGTACTAATTGACCTGAGGAGGAAATTTGTGGTGGTATAATAGGAGCTTCCATCTGAGCATTGAAATTGATAGCTGTAGGTAATCGATTAAAAACATCAACTCCTACTGTTGTTTGCAGAGTTATTTCATCTACTTTTCCTTGCCAACCAATTTCCAGGGGAATGTTAGTAACCGATTCCACATCCCGTTGTTCAAACAATTCTAAACCTGTTTTGAGAAATATTTTATTGCCATTAGGCAATTTAAACTGAATTGTTGGTTCAACGAGTAAGTTACTTTGACCAAAGTTATTAGTATCATTACGAAAGTCTGTCTGAATACTTTCTAATACTGTCACTGGCTTAACCGATTCGGTGGGATTTGCAGGTGGAATCGGGTTAGGCTGTATTGTAGGTGGTATTGGTATAGCTGGAGGTAATCGCAATCCTGGATTGAAGTTTTCCGGGGCAGCAATTAAGATATGTTTTTTATCTAATTGATTTAAAAGTATATTGGGGTGGCGTTGATGATTCTGGATAGAGAGTAAATCAACATTATCCCCAGAATTATTAGAAGTGATCTTTTCTAAAGATTTTGAGAGCGTATCCCAATTGCTGTGTATGGGGGCAGCTTGTGAATTCGCTGT contains:
- a CDS encoding DUF3131 domain-containing protein — protein: MSSDFQPPPPGLSMLVAVGGVVTAVIAIAGLNSLSSRLAQNTSISAISTPQTSSTANVETQAQKVAKLDAKSVVLPGTEVPVSELTKTKTPDIGVKVGKLDAADMANARIAWSYFQHNWNDETGLVNSADGFSSVTMWDQAAAIAALVSARELNLIPVAEFEAKMSQTLQTLATLPLYKGELPNKVYNAKTLIPVNYGKLDQREEIGWSAIDLGRMAIWLKIVEAKYPQMRSPVQAVWKHWQVKRLTKNGQMYGTSVVQGQEQYHQEGRLGYENYAAYGLQLWGLDVKQALDYRSQTAFVNLYGQGVPYDLRDANNSGANNYVLSEPYILDGIETGFQALPKVYADRVLAAQVARYQATQELTALTEDNVDRLPYFVYNSLFVNGKPWATITDTGQQYNNLRFLSAKAAIGWHMLYNTDYTSTLSHTVFKELKSEKGWYNGLYESLRQPNKALTANNNGVILESFLYKQVGQPLTVWAGVKLESGGFGAIAPER